The proteins below are encoded in one region of Cyanobacterium stanieri LEGE 03274:
- a CDS encoding class I SAM-dependent methyltransferase: protein MATFLRPLSYKYQWLYDGISRIAALPVGGEKRFRHLALENITIDKDTKILDLCCGKGQTTRFLVQYSQGVTGLDISPLALQEAKKNVPQADYVEGLAQQIPFDKNTFDIVHTSVALHEMNREELKQIFAEIYRVLKPKGIFTFIDLHKPHNLLFVPGLSIFMWLFETSTAWQLIKIDLSQMLMDEGFKVISKKLYAGGSLQVIQVQK from the coding sequence ATGGCAACATTTCTACGCCCTCTAAGCTATAAATACCAGTGGTTATATGATGGCATTTCCCGTATAGCAGCTTTGCCCGTGGGAGGAGAGAAAAGATTTCGTCATTTAGCCCTTGAAAATATAACCATAGACAAAGATACAAAAATATTGGATTTGTGTTGTGGAAAAGGGCAAACAACTCGATTTTTAGTGCAGTATTCTCAGGGTGTGACAGGATTGGATATATCTCCCCTTGCTTTGCAAGAGGCGAAAAAAAATGTGCCTCAAGCCGATTATGTGGAAGGTTTAGCCCAACAAATACCTTTTGATAAAAATACTTTTGATATTGTCCATACTAGCGTTGCTTTACATGAAATGAATAGGGAGGAGTTGAAGCAAATTTTTGCGGAGATTTATCGTGTATTAAAACCGAAGGGAATTTTTACTTTTATTGATTTACATAAACCCCATAATTTATTATTTGTGCCAGGTTTAAGTATTTTTATGTGGCTATTTGAAACTTCCACGGCATGGCAGTTAATTAAAATTGATTTGTCGCAAATGTTAATGGATGAAGGTTTTAAAGTGATTTCTAAAAAGTTATATGCTGGAGGTAGTTTACAGGTAATTCAAGTACAAAAATAA
- a CDS encoding CHAD domain-containing protein, producing MKINNKKPYVFADYAYGAIALSTKKIIKNEKGVLHNKNPEYIHQMRVGLRRLRSVLIGFYPALKLPKLVDEKKIGKVAQILGKKRDNDVLKENLTKYYYHFLNDGEKKICDQFMEKLDNKNKDNQNKIIKVLQGKEYQNIKYSLKKWLKEPQFNLIASLPITEVAHNLIIPQISKLHLQSGWFVGTKIDQNYQITIKEDYTLEEVKNLLEEEKEIIHELRKEAKKTRYQMDLLTDCYGQPYHDYLNLIVNVQEILGNIQDNAILLNQIKKEIGKNWQKKLPNLDILISNNQRQQWLNWRKIQQLFLLDNQNMYEHNLLMLKKDN from the coding sequence ATGAAAATTAATAACAAAAAACCCTATGTTTTTGCTGATTATGCCTATGGTGCGATCGCCCTTAGCACAAAAAAAATAATTAAAAATGAAAAGGGTGTTTTACATAATAAAAATCCTGAATATATCCATCAAATGAGAGTAGGATTAAGAAGATTAAGAAGTGTTTTAATAGGGTTTTATCCTGCTTTAAAATTACCAAAATTAGTGGATGAAAAAAAGATTGGTAAGGTCGCTCAAATATTAGGAAAAAAAAGAGATAACGACGTATTAAAAGAAAATTTAACTAAATATTATTATCATTTTCTGAATGATGGAGAGAAAAAAATATGTGATCAATTTATGGAAAAATTAGATAATAAAAATAAGGATAATCAAAATAAAATTATCAAGGTTTTACAAGGAAAAGAGTATCAAAATATCAAATATTCCCTAAAAAAATGGTTAAAAGAACCTCAATTTAATCTTATCGCTTCCTTACCCATAACAGAAGTTGCTCATAATTTAATCATCCCTCAAATTAGTAAACTACATTTACAATCAGGATGGTTTGTAGGTACAAAAATTGATCAAAATTATCAAATTACCATTAAAGAAGACTATACCTTAGAAGAAGTAAAAAACCTTTTAGAAGAAGAAAAAGAAATCATTCACGAGTTAAGAAAAGAAGCTAAAAAAACTCGTTATCAAATGGACTTATTAACAGACTGTTATGGGCAACCATACCATGATTATTTAAATTTAATAGTAAATGTACAAGAAATTTTAGGTAACATACAGGATAATGCCATTTTATTAAACCAGATTAAAAAAGAGATTGGTAAAAACTGGCAAAAGAAATTACCTAACCTAGATATTTTAATCAGTAATAATCAACGACAACAATGGTTAAATTGGCGAAAAATACAACAATTATTCTTATTAGATAATCAGAATATGTATGAGCATAATTTACTGATGCTCAAAAAAGATAATTAA